The following proteins are co-located in the Palaemon carinicauda isolate YSFRI2023 chromosome 30, ASM3689809v2, whole genome shotgun sequence genome:
- the LOC137623421 gene encoding E3 SUMO-protein ligase KIAA1586-like, producing the protein MEVPSDTRNAYCKYCKTTIRAKFCDIKDHSKSKKHQVNSEPFSSSRQSKISFPKAEKSRDVARAEAQLCLFIAKHCAISSCDDLVDIIKKRFSDKTATELAMHRSKCTAVLKNVLMPHFIAKLKEDIGDRKYSILLDESTDISVVKYLGLAIHYFSENSQKLVSTFLHLAPLEDCDANGIVHALKSSLRVYGLNLQIMVGIGTDNASVMVGINNGVYKKLKEDIPALVHIRCVCHSVQLSVSHASKETVPRNLEFLSVLSEVQRVNKIFESNDCDPAKLLDDLTLLIENLVKRVILPANWHRIDPFTCNLEEYIVPKLYLGYETENLLSELPKHLPEDREKNLRERCSKFLIILIKELRNRLPDNVQVLKTMSLLSVENTLRVVKNSIVPLLESLSINPESITKIEFQWSNITLVKWCETKDTVKFWAEVKGYKDAANINPYEELSSVALTVLSLPHSNAEIERVFSHMNIIITKLRNKMKTDTTNALLHIRYGLKRI; encoded by the exons ATGGAAGTTCCTAGTGATACAAGAAATGCTTATTGCAAGTATTGCAAGACAACAATTAGAGCCAAATTTTGTGACATAAAGGATCATTCAAAAAGTAAGAAGCACCAAGTGAATAGTGAACCCTTTTCTTCGTCTAGGCAATCCAAGATTAGTTTTCCTAAAGCTGAAAAATCTCGTGATGTGGCTCGAGCCGAGGCCCAATTGTGTCTTTTTATTGCTAAACATTGTGCTATTAGTTCTTGTGATGACCTGGTAGATATTATAAAAAAGCGTTTTTCTGATAAGACTGCGACAGAACTTGCAATGCATAGAAGTAAATGCACTGCAGTACTTAAAAATGTTCTTATGCCCCACTTTATTGCTAAACTGAAGGAGGATATAGGTGATAGGAAGTACAGTATTTTACTTGATGAGTCTACAGATATATCTGTTGTTAAGTATTTGGGATTAGCAATACATTATTTTAGTGAAAATTCACAGAAATTAGTTTCTACATTTTTACATCTTGCCCCTCTAGAAGATTGTGATGCAAATGGTATCGTCCATGCTCTGAAATCATCTTTACGTGTTTATGGACTAAACTTGCAAATTATGGTTGGCATTGGAACTGACAATGCTAGTGTCATGGTTGGGATTAACAATGGTGTTTACAAAAAGCTTAAGGAAGATATTCCTGCATTGGTGCATATCCGCTGCGTGTGCCATTCAGTACAGTTATCCGTATCACATGCAAGTAAAGAGACTGTGCCCAGGAACCTAGAATTCCTT TCAGTCTTAAGTGAGGTTCAGAGAGTGAACAAGATTTTTGAATCTAATGACTGTGACCCAGCAAAATTACTGGATGACTTGACCCTTTTGATCGAGAATTTAGTGAAAAGAGTAATACTTCCTGCAAATTGGCATCGGATAGATCCATTTACGTGTAATTTGGAAGAGTATATAGTCCCTAAATTGTATTTAGGATATGAAACCGAAAATTTATTATCAGAACTTCCCAAACATCTGCCTGAGGATCGAGAAAAAAACCTTAGAGAGCGATGTTCTAAATTTTTGATAATTCTAATCAAAGAACTTCGTAATAGACTACCTGATAATGTGCAAGTGCTGAAAACTATGTCACTGTTGAGTGTAGAAAACACACTGCGTGTAGTGAAAAACTCGATTGTCCCACTCTTAGAATCCTTAAGTATAAATCCGGAAAGTATCACTAAAATTGAATTTCAGTGGTCAAACATAACTCTCGTGAAATGGTGTGAAACAAAGGACACAGTAAAATTTTGGGCTGAGGTCAAGGGTTATAAAGATGCAGCAAACATAAATCCTTATGAAGAGCTTTCATCTGTTGCTTTGACAGTCTTAAGTTTACCCCATTCCAACGCTGAAATTGAAAGAGTTTTCAGTCACATGAATATCATAATAACCAAATtaagaaataagatgaaaacagacacGACAAATGCGTTGCTTCATATACGGTATGGcctgaaaagaatataa